AAGAGCTGAACCCTGCTATGCTCACTGCAGTAGCTTCAATTCTCAAGTCTTTAGGCGAGGATCCAACTAGGAAGGAATTAGAAGGGACTCCTGCTAGGTATACCAAATGGCTGATCAACTTCAAGTGTAGTAGCATTGAGAGGGCGCTGAATTGTTGGCTTGGGATTCGGACAAATGGTGCTTTGATCACTAATGAGGGGTTAGGTTTTGATGAAAAGCTACACTCAGAGCTGAACTTGCCTTTTCTGTCACAGTGTGAGCATCATTTGCTTCCATTTCATGGTGTTGTTCACATAGGATACTTCGTTTCCAAAGGGTTTCATCCCATTGAGAAAACCCTTTTGCAGTCAATAGTGCATTTTTATGGTATTAAGTTGCAGGTTCAAGA
This genomic interval from Vigna unguiculata cultivar IT97K-499-35 unplaced genomic scaffold, ASM411807v1 contig_476, whole genome shotgun sequence contains the following:
- the LOC114172030 gene encoding GTP cyclohydrolase 1-like; amino-acid sequence: LNPAMLTAVASILKSLGEDPTRKELEGTPARYTKWLINFKCSSIERALNCWLGIRTNGALITNEGLGFDEKLHSELNLPFLSQCEHHLLPFHGVVHIGYFVSKGFHPIEKTLLQSIVHFYGIKLQVQERLTKQIAETISPLIGGNVIVVVEASHTCMISRGIEKFGSNTATIATLGCFCTDLGARTSFLESIPNDKYISLR